The proteins below come from a single Oryzomicrobium terrae genomic window:
- a CDS encoding TetR/AcrR family transcriptional regulator, translating to MKAHYDDTRQHILDTGKRIIAGKGFSCVGLTEILQTADVPKGSFYHYFKSKEQFGQALIEDYFACYLGRIDTLLTNPAYPARERLLRYWQQWVDTQCTGCADQKCLVVKLSGEVADLSEPMRLALRDGTEGVIRRLADCIAAGGEDGSLPALPPRETAETLYQLWLGASLLTKLHRTVTPLEQAMAATQRLLAPAPEPVAA from the coding sequence ATGAAGGCCCACTACGACGATACCCGCCAGCACATCCTCGACACCGGCAAGCGCATCATTGCCGGCAAGGGGTTCTCCTGCGTCGGTTTGACCGAGATATTGCAGACGGCGGACGTGCCCAAGGGCTCCTTCTATCACTACTTCAAGTCCAAGGAGCAGTTCGGCCAAGCCCTCATCGAGGACTACTTCGCCTGCTACCTGGGCCGCATCGACACCCTGCTCACCAACCCGGCCTACCCGGCCCGGGAGCGCCTGCTGCGCTACTGGCAGCAGTGGGTGGACACTCAATGCACCGGCTGCGCCGACCAGAAGTGCCTGGTGGTGAAGCTGAGCGGCGAGGTGGCCGACCTGTCCGAACCCATGCGCCTGGCCCTGCGCGACGGCACCGAAGGGGTGATCCGCCGCCTGGCCGACTGCATCGCCGCCGGTGGCGAGGACGGTTCCCTGCCCGCCCTGCCGCCCCGGGAAACCGCCGAAACCCTCTACCAGCTGTGGCTCGGCGCCAGCCTGCTGACCAAGCTGCACCGCACCGTCACGCCGCTGGAGCAGGCCATGGCCGCAACCCAGCGCCTGCTCGCCCCGGCGCCAGAGCCCGTCGCGGCCTGA
- a CDS encoding SDR family NAD(P)-dependent oxidoreductase yields MNLTDSPFIVTGGGSGLGAATARAIVAAGGQVVIADLNREAGEALASELGNAARFAHTDVADEASAANAVALAREAFGSLRGLVNCAGIAVGEKVLGKDGPHRLGVFAKAVQVNLVGTFNMIRLAAEAMAGNAPDAGGERGVIVNTASVAAFDGQIGQAAYSATKGGVVAMTLPLARELARHGIRVMTIAPGIFETPMLHGLPQEVQDSLGPTVPFPPRLGRAAEFAALVRHIAENGYLNGEVIRLDGAIRLQPK; encoded by the coding sequence ATGAACCTGACCGACAGCCCCTTCATCGTCACCGGCGGCGGCTCCGGCCTGGGCGCCGCTACCGCCCGGGCCATCGTCGCCGCCGGCGGCCAGGTGGTGATCGCCGACCTCAACCGGGAGGCCGGCGAAGCCCTGGCCAGCGAACTGGGCAACGCTGCTCGCTTCGCCCACACCGACGTGGCCGACGAGGCCAGCGCCGCCAACGCCGTGGCCTTGGCCCGCGAAGCCTTCGGCAGCCTGCGCGGCCTGGTGAACTGCGCCGGCATCGCCGTGGGCGAAAAGGTGCTGGGCAAGGACGGCCCCCACCGCCTGGGCGTGTTCGCCAAAGCGGTGCAGGTGAACCTGGTAGGCACCTTCAACATGATCCGCCTGGCCGCCGAGGCCATGGCCGGCAACGCCCCGGACGCCGGCGGCGAGCGCGGGGTAATCGTCAATACCGCCTCGGTGGCCGCCTTCGACGGCCAGATCGGCCAGGCCGCCTACTCCGCCACCAAGGGCGGCGTGGTGGCCATGACCCTGCCCTTGGCCCGGGAACTGGCCCGCCACGGCATCCGGGTGATGACCATCGCCCCGGGCATCTTCGAGACGCCCATGCTGCACGGGCTGCCGCAGGAGGTGCAGGATTCCCTCGGCCCCACCGTGCCCTTCCCGCCGCGCCTCGGCCGGGCCGCCGAGTTCGCCGCCCTGGTGCGCCACATCGCCGAAAACGGCTACCTGAACGGCGAGGTGATCCGCCTCGACGGCGCCATCCGGCTGCAACCGAAGTAA
- a CDS encoding thiolase family protein produces the protein MHEPVIIDALRTPFGRRKGALRDTRPDSLLAHAVGSLVKRSGVAPERIGDVIAGCVSQAGEQGANVGRLASMLAGLPDCVPGVALNRMCGSSQQAAHFAAQAVAAGDLDYVVAGGVESMTRVPMFLDVTLGRHEFRGFEDLNPALFERHALIHQVESAERLADRWQISRAEADDYAKESHRRAAAAHQAGVHQEILPTPGVDADGNPMVLARDEGVREVLDEARMAAMAPVFRPEGQGVVTAANASQMSDGAAALLIADRAVAQADGLRPRARFRARVVTGSDPVMQLDGVIPATRLALAKAGLTLADIDRVEINEAFATVVLAWAREFKPDMAKVNPWGGAIAHGHPLGATGAGLMAKLLTGLEATGGQFGLQVMCIGHGMATATIIERL, from the coding sequence ATGCACGAACCCGTCATCATCGACGCCCTGCGCACCCCCTTCGGCCGGCGCAAGGGCGCCCTGCGCGACACCCGCCCCGACAGCCTGCTCGCCCACGCCGTGGGTAGCCTGGTCAAGCGCAGCGGCGTCGCCCCCGAGCGCATCGGCGACGTCATCGCCGGCTGCGTCAGCCAGGCCGGCGAACAGGGCGCCAACGTGGGCCGCCTGGCGTCCATGCTGGCCGGCCTGCCCGATTGCGTGCCCGGCGTGGCCCTCAACCGCATGTGCGGCTCCAGCCAGCAGGCAGCCCACTTCGCCGCCCAGGCGGTGGCCGCCGGCGACCTGGACTACGTGGTGGCGGGCGGGGTGGAGAGCATGACCCGGGTGCCGATGTTCCTCGACGTGACCCTGGGCCGCCACGAATTCCGCGGCTTCGAGGACCTCAACCCGGCCCTGTTCGAACGCCACGCCCTGATCCACCAGGTGGAAAGCGCCGAGCGCCTGGCCGACCGCTGGCAGATCAGCCGCGCCGAAGCCGACGACTACGCCAAGGAGAGCCACCGCCGTGCCGCTGCCGCCCACCAGGCCGGCGTGCATCAGGAGATTCTGCCCACCCCGGGGGTCGATGCCGACGGCAACCCCATGGTGCTGGCCCGGGACGAAGGGGTGCGTGAGGTGCTCGACGAGGCGCGCATGGCCGCCATGGCCCCGGTGTTCCGCCCCGAGGGCCAGGGCGTGGTCACCGCCGCCAACGCCAGCCAGATGTCCGATGGCGCCGCCGCCCTGCTCATCGCCGACCGGGCCGTGGCCCAGGCCGACGGCCTGCGCCCCCGGGCCCGCTTCCGCGCCCGGGTGGTGACCGGCTCCGACCCGGTGATGCAGCTCGACGGGGTGATCCCGGCCACCCGCCTGGCCCTGGCCAAGGCCGGCCTGACCCTGGCCGACATCGACCGCGTCGAGATCAACGAAGCCTTCGCCACCGTGGTGCTGGCCTGGGCCCGGGAATTCAAGCCGGACATGGCCAAGGTGAACCCCTGGGGCGGCGCCATCGCCCACGGCCACCCCCTGGGCGCCACCGGCGCCGGCCTGATGGCCAAACTGCTCACCGGCCTGGAAGCGACCGGCGGCCAGTTCGGCCTGCAAGTGATGTGCATCGGCCACGGCATGGCCACCGCCACCATCATCGAGCGGCTGTAA
- a CDS encoding alkene reductase, which produces MTTLFDPAQVGDIALANRIVMAPLTRNRAVGGIPTEIMVDYYRQRASAGLIIAEASPINAMAQGYLDTPGIYTPEQVAAWRQVTDAVHAAGGKIVIQLWHVGRISHSSLLPGGAAPVSSTNHAPAGLKTFTRDGFVDTTQPRALRDDEIPGLIADYAHAARCAIEAGFDGVEVHAANTYLLEQFLRDSVNDRSGPYGGSIENRARLLLEATKAVAEAAGPGRTGIRLSPLTTFGGATPLDSDPQALYGYVVDQLAPLGLAYVHMIEGETGGKRTPPNAPAFDYDALRRAFPGAWIVNNGYTRDDAVEAVASGRVDLVAFGRPFIANPDLVRRLRDNAPLNKADSATFYGGGSEGYLDYPTLEGAPA; this is translated from the coding sequence ATGACTACCCTCTTCGACCCCGCCCAAGTAGGCGACATCGCCCTCGCCAACCGCATCGTCATGGCGCCCTTGACCCGCAACCGGGCCGTCGGCGGCATTCCCACCGAGATCATGGTGGACTACTACCGGCAGCGCGCCAGCGCCGGCCTGATCATCGCCGAAGCCAGCCCCATCAACGCCATGGCCCAGGGCTACCTGGACACCCCGGGGATCTACACCCCCGAGCAGGTGGCGGCCTGGCGCCAGGTGACCGACGCGGTGCACGCCGCCGGCGGCAAGATCGTCATCCAGCTCTGGCACGTCGGCCGCATCTCCCACAGCTCCCTGCTGCCCGGCGGCGCCGCCCCGGTGTCCTCCACCAACCACGCCCCGGCCGGCCTCAAGACCTTCACCCGTGACGGCTTCGTGGACACCACCCAACCCCGGGCCCTGCGCGACGACGAAATCCCCGGCCTGATCGCCGACTACGCCCACGCCGCCCGTTGCGCCATCGAGGCCGGCTTCGACGGCGTCGAAGTGCACGCCGCCAACACCTACCTGCTCGAGCAGTTCCTGCGCGACAGCGTGAACGACCGCAGCGGCCCCTACGGCGGCAGTATCGAAAACCGCGCCCGCCTGCTGCTCGAGGCGACCAAGGCCGTGGCCGAGGCTGCCGGCCCCGGCCGCACCGGCATCCGCTTGAGCCCCCTCACCACCTTCGGCGGCGCCACGCCCCTGGACAGCGATCCCCAGGCCCTCTACGGCTACGTGGTGGACCAGCTCGCCCCTCTGGGCCTGGCCTACGTGCACATGATCGAAGGCGAAACCGGCGGCAAGCGCACCCCGCCCAACGCCCCGGCCTTCGACTACGACGCCCTGCGCCGCGCCTTCCCCGGCGCCTGGATCGTGAACAACGGCTACACCCGGGACGACGCCGTCGAAGCCGTCGCCTCCGGCCGCGTGGACCTGGTGGCCTTCGGCCGCCCGTTCATCGCCAACCCGGACCTGGTGCGCCGCCTGCGCGACAACGCCCCCCTCAACAAGGCCGATTCCGCCACCTTCTACGGCGGCGGCAGCGAGGGTTATCTGGACTACCCCACTCTGGAAGGCGCGCCTGCCTAA
- a CDS encoding acyl-CoA dehydrogenase family protein, whose protein sequence is MNFTLTDEQRLIRDLAADFARNEIIPRAAEADRRHEFPLDVARQALELGLTKVTLPADCGGAGLGSTELVLVTEQLSHACLGIGSALSINALAAEVLLVAGSPAQQHRYLGRLAEGEFASYALTEPGAGSDVAAIRTRAERVAGGWQLSGSKIWISNAPIAGFLLVFAKTDPEADHKGMTVFAVEAGSPGLRVGAPLEKLGQRAAPTAEVFLDQVFVPDDAVIGAPGAGFAIAMKVFDRSRPMVAAFGVGLIQRCLDESLAYAKERQTMGRPIVEHQAIAHKLAEMAMRAESARLLAYQAATLVDAGLPNTRQASIAKAVAADGAMWAATEAVQVFGGMGYSTEYPVEKLFRDAKVLQIYEGTSEIQRNIIARELLRA, encoded by the coding sequence ATGAACTTCACCCTCACCGACGAGCAGCGCCTGATCCGCGACCTGGCCGCCGACTTCGCCCGCAACGAGATCATCCCCCGGGCGGCGGAAGCCGACCGGCGCCACGAATTCCCCCTCGATGTGGCCCGCCAGGCCCTGGAACTGGGCCTGACCAAGGTCACCCTGCCCGCCGACTGCGGCGGCGCCGGCCTGGGCAGCACCGAGCTGGTGCTGGTCACCGAGCAGCTCTCCCACGCCTGCCTGGGCATCGGTTCGGCCCTGTCGATCAACGCCCTGGCCGCCGAGGTGCTGCTGGTGGCCGGTTCCCCGGCGCAGCAGCACCGCTACCTGGGCCGCCTGGCCGAAGGCGAATTCGCCAGCTACGCCCTCACCGAGCCGGGCGCCGGGTCCGACGTGGCCGCCATCCGCACCCGGGCCGAGCGGGTCGCCGGGGGCTGGCAGCTGTCCGGCAGCAAGATCTGGATTTCCAACGCCCCCATCGCCGGCTTTTTGCTGGTCTTCGCCAAGACCGACCCGGAAGCGGACCACAAGGGCATGACCGTGTTCGCCGTGGAAGCCGGCAGCCCCGGCCTGCGCGTCGGAGCGCCCCTGGAAAAGCTCGGCCAGCGCGCCGCCCCCACCGCCGAAGTGTTCCTCGACCAGGTATTCGTCCCAGACGACGCGGTGATCGGCGCCCCGGGCGCGGGCTTTGCCATCGCCATGAAGGTGTTCGACCGCTCCCGCCCCATGGTGGCGGCCTTCGGCGTCGGCCTGATCCAGCGCTGCCTGGACGAATCCCTGGCCTACGCCAAGGAACGCCAGACCATGGGCCGGCCCATCGTCGAGCACCAGGCCATCGCCCACAAACTGGCCGAGATGGCGATGCGTGCTGAGTCCGCCCGGCTGCTCGCCTACCAGGCCGCCACCCTGGTGGATGCGGGCCTGCCCAACACCCGCCAGGCCTCCATCGCCAAGGCAGTGGCCGCCGACGGCGCCATGTGGGCCGCCACCGAGGCGGTGCAGGTGTTCGGCGGCATGGGCTACAGCACCGAATACCCGGTGGAAAAACTGTTCCGCGACGCCAAGGTGCTGCAAATCTACGAAGGCACCAGCGAGATTCAACGCAACATCATCGCCCGCGAACTGCTGCGGGCCTGA
- the fumC gene encoding class II fumarate hydratase produces MPAPTQPPATRTERDTFGPIAVPAERLWGAQTQRSREHFAISTERMPAELVAALALVKRAAALANRDLAGLPDATATAIVAAADEVLAGQHPEEFPLAVWQTGSGTQSNMNMNEVLANRASELLGGERGEKRWVHPNDDVNRSQSSNDIFPTAMHVAAARALHHHLLPALAALRAELDAKARAFAPIVKIGRTHLQDATPLTLGQEFSGYVAQLDLAHAAIEATLPAVLALAVGGTAVGTGLNAPPDFGPRVARELEAATGLPFTVAGNRFAALAGHEPLVAAHGALKTLATALMKIANDLRWLASGPRSGLGEISLPENEPGSSIMPGKVNPTQCEALTMVCAQVFGNDVAITVGAASGNFELNVFKPLIAHNVLQSLRLLADGMASFTLHCVRGIVPNTGRIAELVERSLMLVTALAPHIGYDKAAAIAKHAHHEGTTLKAAALALGHVSAEDFDRWVRAGDMVGTPPSQPPIAKP; encoded by the coding sequence ATGCCTGCCCCCACCCAGCCCCCCGCCACCCGCACCGAGCGGGATACCTTCGGACCCATCGCCGTGCCGGCCGAGCGGTTGTGGGGCGCCCAGACCCAGCGGTCCCGGGAGCACTTCGCCATTTCCACCGAGCGCATGCCGGCGGAGCTGGTGGCGGCCCTGGCCCTGGTGAAGCGCGCTGCGGCCCTGGCCAACCGGGATTTGGCCGGGCTGCCGGACGCCACGGCCACGGCCATCGTCGCCGCCGCCGACGAGGTGCTGGCGGGCCAGCATCCGGAGGAATTCCCCCTGGCGGTGTGGCAGACCGGCTCGGGCACCCAGTCGAACATGAACATGAACGAGGTGCTGGCCAACCGGGCCTCGGAGTTGCTCGGCGGCGAGCGGGGCGAGAAGCGCTGGGTGCATCCCAACGACGACGTGAACCGCAGCCAGTCGTCCAACGACATCTTCCCCACCGCCATGCACGTGGCCGCCGCCCGGGCGCTGCACCACCACCTGCTGCCGGCCCTGGCCGCCCTGCGCGCCGAGCTGGACGCCAAGGCCCGGGCGTTCGCCCCCATCGTCAAGATCGGCCGCACCCATTTGCAGGACGCCACGCCCCTGACCCTGGGCCAGGAGTTTTCCGGCTACGTGGCCCAGCTCGACCTGGCCCACGCCGCCATCGAGGCCACCCTGCCGGCGGTGCTGGCCCTGGCGGTGGGCGGCACGGCGGTGGGCACCGGCCTCAACGCCCCGCCCGACTTCGGCCCCCGGGTGGCCCGGGAGCTGGAGGCGGCCACCGGCCTGCCGTTCACCGTGGCCGGCAACCGCTTCGCCGCCCTGGCCGGCCACGAGCCCCTGGTGGCGGCCCACGGGGCGCTCAAGACCCTGGCCACGGCGCTGATGAAGATCGCCAACGACCTGCGCTGGCTGGCCTCCGGCCCCCGTTCCGGCCTGGGCGAGATCAGCCTGCCGGAGAACGAGCCGGGCAGCTCGATCATGCCGGGCAAGGTGAACCCGACCCAGTGCGAGGCCCTGACCATGGTCTGCGCCCAGGTCTTCGGCAACGACGTGGCGATCACCGTGGGCGCCGCCTCGGGCAACTTCGAGCTGAACGTGTTCAAGCCCCTGATCGCCCACAACGTGTTGCAAAGCCTGCGCCTCCTGGCCGACGGCATGGCCAGCTTCACCCTGCACTGCGTGCGCGGCATCGTTCCCAACACCGGCCGCATCGCCGAGCTGGTGGAACGCTCCCTAATGCTGGTCACCGCCCTGGCGCCCCATATCGGCTACGACAAGGCCGCCGCCATCGCCAAGCACGCCCACCACGAAGGCACCACCCTCAAGGCCGCCGCCCTGGCCCTGGGCCACGTCAGCGCCGAGGACTTCGACCGCTGGGTGCGCGCCGGGGACATGGTGGGCACGCCGCCATCCCAGCCCCCCATCGCCAAACCCTAA
- a CDS encoding TetR/AcrR family transcriptional regulator — protein sequence MPAKPNTPETPATSVTPNAADASPDSRRDELVSAAARLFRELGYERTTVRELAKAVGLQSGSLFHHFRNKEEILMAVMAQGIEAVIRLGNAAVARYTDPADRLAALFRSHMITLLEGVGHDAMIALLYEWRSLSPQGREQIVVLRDAYEALWQSVLDDAAQAGLVHGDTRILRRFILGGMNWTVQWFQPQSPNGQSAAELTERMLASVLPGLPSGAGLGQGDSR from the coding sequence ATGCCCGCGAAGCCGAACACGCCCGAGACTCCCGCGACCTCTGTGACGCCGAACGCGGCGGACGCCTCCCCCGACAGCCGCCGCGACGAACTGGTCAGCGCCGCCGCCCGCCTCTTCCGCGAGCTGGGCTACGAGCGCACCACGGTACGGGAACTGGCCAAGGCGGTGGGACTGCAATCGGGCAGCCTGTTCCACCACTTCCGCAACAAGGAAGAAATCCTGATGGCGGTGATGGCCCAGGGCATCGAGGCGGTAATCCGCCTCGGCAACGCCGCCGTGGCCCGCTACACCGACCCGGCCGACCGGCTCGCCGCCCTGTTTCGCAGCCATATGATCACCCTGCTCGAAGGGGTCGGCCACGACGCCATGATCGCCCTGCTCTACGAGTGGCGCAGCCTCTCGCCCCAAGGCCGGGAGCAGATCGTGGTGCTACGCGACGCCTACGAAGCCCTGTGGCAGTCGGTGCTCGACGACGCCGCCCAGGCCGGCCTGGTCCACGGCGACACCCGCATCCTGCGCCGCTTCATCCTCGGCGGCATGAACTGGACCGTGCAGTGGTTCCAGCCCCAGTCCCCCAACGGCCAGAGCGCGGCGGAACTTACCGAGCGGATGCTGGCTAGTGTGCTGCCTGGCCTTCCATCAGGGGCTGGGTTGGGACAAGGCGACAGCCGCTAA
- a CDS encoding iron-containing alcohol dehydrogenase, which translates to MQNFDYYNPTRIVFGQDSIAQLDTLVPADAKVLVLYGGGSAERNGTLAEVEAALGGRTVRRFGGIEPNPEFDTLMEAVALIRAEKLDFLLAVGGGSVIDGTKFVAAAVDYPNDPWQILETHGAQVTRAVPMGCVLTLPATGSEMNNFSVVSRRARQAKLAFSSAHVFPRFSVLDPVKTYSLPPRQIANGAVDAFVHVMEQYLTYPANAPVQDRYAEGLLQTLIEVGPQALATPQDYDVRANLMWAATQALNGLIGAGVPQDWATHMIGHEITALYGLDHAQTLAIVLPALMNERRAAKRDKLLQYAARVWNIHSGGADERIDMAIAQTRAFFESLGVKTRFADYGVGAEAVDKVAAQLEAHGMTALGEDQAVDIATVRRILQAAL; encoded by the coding sequence ATGCAGAACTTCGACTACTACAACCCGACCCGCATCGTCTTCGGCCAGGACAGCATCGCCCAACTCGATACGCTGGTACCCGCCGATGCCAAGGTGCTGGTGCTTTACGGCGGCGGCAGCGCCGAGCGCAACGGCACCCTGGCCGAGGTCGAGGCCGCCCTGGGCGGCCGTACCGTGCGCCGTTTCGGCGGCATCGAGCCGAACCCGGAGTTCGACACCCTGATGGAAGCGGTTGCCCTGATCCGCGCCGAAAAGCTCGACTTCCTGCTGGCCGTAGGCGGCGGCTCGGTGATCGACGGCACCAAGTTCGTCGCCGCCGCCGTCGATTACCCCAACGACCCGTGGCAGATCCTGGAGACCCACGGCGCCCAGGTGACCCGGGCCGTGCCCATGGGCTGCGTGCTGACCCTGCCGGCCACCGGCTCGGAGATGAACAACTTCTCCGTGGTCAGCCGCCGCGCCCGCCAGGCCAAGCTGGCTTTTTCCAGCGCCCACGTCTTCCCCCGCTTCTCGGTGCTCGACCCGGTCAAGACCTACTCACTGCCGCCGCGCCAGATCGCCAATGGGGCGGTGGATGCCTTTGTGCACGTCATGGAGCAGTACCTGACCTATCCGGCCAACGCCCCGGTGCAGGACCGCTACGCCGAGGGCCTGCTGCAGACCCTGATCGAGGTCGGCCCCCAGGCCCTGGCCACGCCCCAGGACTACGACGTGCGCGCCAACCTGATGTGGGCCGCCACCCAGGCCCTCAACGGCCTGATCGGCGCCGGCGTGCCGCAAGACTGGGCCACCCACATGATCGGCCACGAGATCACCGCCCTGTACGGCCTGGACCACGCCCAGACCCTGGCCATCGTGCTGCCCGCCCTGATGAATGAGCGCCGCGCCGCCAAGCGCGACAAGCTGCTCCAGTACGCCGCCCGGGTGTGGAACATTCATTCCGGCGGCGCCGACGAGCGCATCGACATGGCCATCGCCCAGACCCGGGCCTTCTTCGAATCCCTCGGCGTCAAGACCCGTTTTGCCGACTACGGCGTCGGCGCCGAGGCGGTGGACAAGGTCGCCGCCCAGCTGGAGGCCCACGGCATGACCGCCCTGGGCGAGGACCAGGCGGTGGACATCGCCACCGTGCGCCGCATCCTCCAGGCCGCCCTGTGA
- a CDS encoding chloride channel protein, producing the protein MNVAFLKRQFNSNRWRVRATLWMAALLAGGMVVFFAKLAEWALHLFDGLVAGRPWLPFLLAPAIGMATVWLTRRYVPGAQGSGIPQVIAATRIAAKGGEVGGLVSLRIAAGKVLLGGFALLGGFSAGREGPSVQVAASILHFSHRFLPYSRAIRPQDLLIAGGAAGIAAAFNTPLAGIVFAIEELGRRLEARTSGVLVSTIIIAGLVAIALLGNYNYFGKLKVAALGESVILPVLAGGLATGLLGGLFSRLMLWSLYRKDSPLWQWRARHPVVFAGACGLAVALLGLVSAGASYGSGYAITAQVVAGEVQLPWYVVIARFLATLASYFSGIPGGIFAPSLAIGAGLGSTLAQLQASADAIPLIALCMAGFLAAVTQSPITSAIIVMEMVDGHEMVISLMAIALLAKAVSSRISPELYQKLATGWLPVPRKGPEA; encoded by the coding sequence ATGAACGTTGCCTTCCTGAAACGGCAATTCAACAGCAACCGGTGGCGGGTGCGCGCCACCTTGTGGATGGCGGCCCTGCTGGCGGGGGGGATGGTGGTGTTTTTCGCCAAGCTGGCGGAGTGGGCCTTGCACCTGTTTGACGGCCTGGTGGCGGGGCGGCCCTGGCTACCCTTCCTGCTCGCCCCGGCCATCGGCATGGCCACGGTGTGGTTGACCCGCCGCTACGTGCCCGGGGCCCAGGGCAGCGGCATTCCCCAGGTGATTGCCGCCACCCGCATCGCCGCCAAGGGGGGCGAGGTGGGGGGGCTGGTGTCCCTGCGCATCGCCGCGGGCAAGGTGCTGCTGGGCGGGTTTGCGCTGTTGGGCGGCTTTTCCGCCGGGCGGGAGGGACCGTCGGTGCAGGTGGCGGCGTCGATCCTGCATTTTTCCCACCGTTTTCTGCCCTATTCCCGGGCGATCCGGCCCCAGGACCTGCTGATCGCCGGGGGGGCGGCGGGCATCGCGGCGGCCTTCAACACGCCGCTGGCCGGCATCGTCTTCGCCATCGAGGAACTGGGACGGCGTCTGGAAGCCCGCACCAGCGGCGTGCTGGTCAGCACCATCATCATCGCCGGCCTGGTGGCCATCGCCCTGCTCGGCAATTACAACTACTTCGGCAAGCTCAAGGTGGCGGCCCTGGGCGAGTCGGTGATCCTGCCCGTCCTGGCCGGCGGCCTGGCCACCGGTCTGCTCGGTGGGCTGTTCAGCCGCCTGATGCTGTGGTCCCTGTACCGCAAGGACAGCCCCCTTTGGCAGTGGCGCGCCCGCCATCCGGTGGTCTTTGCCGGGGCTTGCGGGCTGGCGGTGGCCTTGCTCGGCCTGGTCAGCGCCGGGGCCTCCTACGGCAGCGGCTACGCCATCACCGCCCAGGTGGTGGCCGGCGAGGTGCAACTGCCCTGGTACGTGGTCATCGCCCGCTTTCTCGCCACCCTGGCCAGCTACTTCTCGGGCATTCCCGGCGGCATCTTCGCCCCGTCCCTGGCCATCGGCGCCGGGCTGGGCTCGACCCTGGCCCAGCTCCAGGCCAGCGCCGACGCCATTCCCCTGATCGCCCTGTGCATGGCAGGCTTTCTCGCGGCGGTGACCCAGTCGCCGATCACCTCAGCGATCATCGTCATGGAGATGGTGGACGGCCACGAGATGGTCATCAGCCTGATGGCCATCGCCCTGCTGGCTAAGGCGGTCAGTTCGCGCATCAGTCCGGAGCTGTACCAGAAGCTGGCCACGGGCTGGCTGCCGGTGCCGCGCAAGGGGCCGGAGGCGTGA